A window of the Streptomyces finlayi genome harbors these coding sequences:
- a CDS encoding GAF domain-containing protein — translation MTERVTKRKSGRGGEAARGGSPPRLPGLLEALIALGSDLDQHATLQRIVDAATALTGARYGALGVLDPERDRITELYTTGLTAEERRRAGRLPDGHHGVIGLLVDDPRPLRCEDVSADPRACGVPPGHPPMRSFLGVPIRVHEKVFGNLYIADDRSGRFDETDTGVLRVLAAQAGIALGNARLYETARQRERWIEGSAAVTTALLTRTDPTDALRIVAEQARVLAGAAAGVILQPTAEGGMEIVTASTRDDPAGIVGTVIEPGSPVLVQLLGGQPVFIDDSASDPRMTTPVRSRFGPSMMLPLQSGGRLIGTLALPRGHDEPPYSPVERMLATRFASHAALALVLADAQHNRERLAVYEDRDRIARDLHDLVVQRLFATEMMLESTRRRAPVPETDELLARAVDELDSTIQEVRTTIFALQQPPAEVPTTFRGRVLRESGGAAAVLGFQPSVHFTGAVDALVGEPAATDLLAALRGALAAAQRRAGVSAIDVEVDATVRAPTGGAAVRLVVADDGRAENGERPPTVTWQAPL, via the coding sequence ATGACGGAGCGGGTCACGAAGCGGAAGTCCGGGCGGGGCGGCGAGGCTGCGCGGGGCGGCTCACCGCCCCGGCTGCCCGGTCTGCTGGAGGCGCTGATCGCCCTCGGGTCGGATCTCGACCAGCACGCCACGCTCCAGCGGATCGTCGACGCCGCCACCGCTCTGACCGGCGCGCGTTACGGGGCCCTCGGCGTCCTCGACCCGGAGCGCGACCGCATCACCGAGCTGTACACGACCGGTCTCACCGCCGAGGAGCGCCGCCGCGCCGGCCGGCTCCCGGACGGCCACCACGGCGTCATCGGTCTCCTCGTCGACGACCCGCGGCCGCTGCGCTGCGAGGACGTGAGCGCCGATCCGCGCGCCTGCGGCGTCCCGCCGGGGCACCCCCCGATGCGGTCCTTCCTCGGCGTCCCGATCCGGGTGCACGAGAAGGTGTTCGGCAACCTCTACATCGCGGACGACCGCTCCGGTCGCTTCGACGAGACGGACACCGGAGTGCTGCGGGTCCTCGCCGCCCAGGCGGGCATCGCGCTCGGCAACGCCCGCCTCTACGAGACGGCCCGCCAGCGGGAACGCTGGATCGAGGGCTCCGCCGCCGTGACCACCGCGCTGCTGACCCGCACCGACCCCACGGACGCGCTGAGGATCGTCGCCGAGCAGGCCAGGGTGCTGGCCGGGGCCGCGGCCGGGGTGATCCTCCAGCCGACGGCCGAGGGCGGGATGGAGATCGTCACGGCGTCCACCCGCGACGACCCGGCCGGCATCGTCGGCACGGTCATCGAGCCGGGCTCCCCGGTCCTCGTGCAGCTCCTGGGCGGGCAACCCGTCTTCATCGACGACTCGGCGTCCGATCCCCGGATGACGACGCCGGTACGGTCCCGGTTCGGCCCCAGCATGATGCTGCCGCTGCAGAGCGGCGGCCGGCTCATCGGCACCCTCGCCCTGCCGCGGGGGCACGACGAGCCCCCGTACTCGCCCGTCGAACGGATGCTCGCCACGCGGTTCGCCTCCCACGCCGCCCTGGCGCTGGTCCTGGCGGACGCCCAGCACAACAGGGAGCGGCTCGCGGTCTACGAGGACCGCGACCGGATCGCCCGCGATCTGCACGACCTGGTCGTCCAGCGGCTGTTCGCGACCGAGATGATGCTGGAGTCGACCCGCCGCCGGGCCCCCGTGCCGGAGACCGACGAGCTGCTCGCCAGGGCGGTCGACGAACTGGACTCCACGATCCAGGAGGTGCGGACCACGATCTTCGCCCTCCAGCAGCCGCCCGCCGAGGTGCCCACCACCTTCCGAGGCCGGGTCCTGCGGGAGAGCGGGGGCGCGGCGGCCGTGCTCGGTTTTCAGCCGTCGGTGCACTTCACGGGGGCCGTCGACGCACTCGTCGGGGAGCCCGCCGCGACGGATCTGCTCGCCGCGCTGCGCGGCGCTCTGGCCGCCGCGCAGCGACGGGCCGGAGTCTCCGCGATCGACGTCGAGGTGGACGCGACGGTGCGTGCGCCCACGGGCGGTGCGGCGGTGCGTCTGGTGGTCGCCGACGACGGGCGTGCGGAGAACGGGGAGCGGCCGCCCACCGTCACCTGGCAGGCGCCGCTCTGA
- a CDS encoding rod shape-determining protein — protein MTVSLEQLRRCHIAVDLGAARTRVYVKGLGLVVDEPSVAAVNTRTGSLIAVGAFAEQMTGRTPAYIRVARPVSGGTVIDIEMAQRMLRHLLGDKLRRQLRRKPRLRAAACTPHDSDPLAQRAAVETLVGLGARRVELVDTLIAAAVGCGLPVEQPTATMIMVCGAATTQIAVLSLGSIVTAVRIPVGGNAIDHAIIQHLRQQHELVLPSQSVRPLQLALSSNGLTPKGPAMTEIHGRDVATGLARSVQVDTAAVRQAIHTPLTAVLDGLGKVLRDCPPDLVADLADRGIMMVGGSALLPGLDQMLRDATGMPVQIAERPDVCAVLGLGAMLDGKIAPMVLNPLAG, from the coding sequence GTGACCGTCAGTCTTGAGCAGTTGCGCCGTTGCCACATCGCCGTCGATCTCGGGGCCGCGAGGACCCGTGTGTACGTCAAGGGGCTGGGGCTCGTCGTCGACGAGCCGAGTGTCGCCGCCGTGAACACCCGTACCGGCTCGCTCATCGCCGTCGGCGCCTTCGCCGAGCAGATGACCGGCCGGACGCCCGCGTACATCCGGGTGGCACGCCCCGTCTCCGGCGGAACCGTCATCGACATCGAGATGGCCCAGCGGATGCTGCGTCATCTGCTCGGCGACAAGCTCCGCCGCCAGTTGCGCCGCAAGCCCCGGCTGCGGGCCGCCGCCTGCACCCCGCACGACAGTGATCCGCTCGCCCAGCGCGCCGCCGTCGAGACGCTCGTCGGGCTCGGCGCCCGGCGGGTCGAACTGGTCGACACCCTGATCGCGGCGGCCGTCGGCTGCGGGCTGCCGGTGGAGCAGCCGACCGCCACCATGATCATGGTGTGCGGGGCGGCCACCACCCAGATCGCGGTGCTCTCGCTCGGGTCGATCGTGACCGCGGTACGCATTCCGGTCGGTGGCAACGCCATCGACCACGCGATCATCCAGCACCTGCGCCAGCAGCACGAGCTGGTGCTTCCGAGCCAGTCCGTGCGCCCCCTGCAACTGGCGCTCAGCAGCAACGGCCTGACGCCCAAGGGCCCCGCCATGACCGAGATCCACGGCCGCGACGTGGCCACCGGTCTGGCCCGCTCGGTGCAGGTCGACACCGCCGCCGTCCGGCAGGCCATCCACACCCCGCTCACCGCGGTGCTCGACGGGCTCGGCAAGGTGCTCCGCGACTGCCCGCCCGATCTGGTGGCCGACCTCGCCGACCGCGGCATCATGATGGTCGGCGGCAGCGCGCTGCTGCCGGGACTCGACCAGATGCTGCGCGACGCGACGGGAATGCCCGTCCAGATCGCCGAACGGCCCGACGTGTGCGCCGTGCTCGGTCTCGGTGCCATGCTGGACGGCAAGATCGCGCCGATGGTCCTCAACCCGCTCGCCGGCTGA
- a CDS encoding SCO2400 family protein — translation MDYCQPCRRHLNGALACAGCGTPAEALGPYAAPASCGHEPEPQDASPEPSAATGRRRRVPEPVRGRGTGRGAGKREGRGRRGHRRRGRTALLAVLGAVLAVGALGVTRLATAPEGDSGAADYVRESATTAEPAPEPPASGTPDHPAPVTSPTARPTTPAPGGTGSGTGSGTGSGTAKPVKTEPTERPTAPDTPSPSGSAPTTVPPVPDDTDASTRPSGPVDGPTSGPPPREPTVPAPTPEPTETCDWFLWWCT, via the coding sequence ATGGATTACTGCCAACCGTGCCGACGGCACCTCAACGGCGCCCTGGCCTGTGCCGGTTGCGGAACCCCCGCCGAGGCGCTCGGCCCCTACGCCGCCCCCGCGTCCTGCGGTCACGAGCCGGAACCGCAGGACGCGTCCCCTGAGCCCTCCGCGGCCACGGGGCGCCGCCGACGTGTACCCGAGCCCGTGCGCGGCCGGGGCACGGGACGCGGAGCGGGGAAGCGCGAGGGCCGGGGCCGGCGCGGCCACCGCCGACGGGGCCGCACGGCGCTGCTCGCGGTGCTGGGAGCCGTGCTCGCGGTCGGGGCGCTGGGTGTGACCCGGCTGGCCACCGCACCCGAGGGCGACAGCGGCGCCGCGGACTACGTGCGCGAGTCCGCCACGACGGCCGAGCCCGCCCCGGAGCCCCCGGCGAGCGGTACGCCCGACCATCCGGCGCCGGTCACCAGCCCGACCGCACGCCCCACGACCCCCGCCCCTGGCGGCACGGGGAGCGGCACAGGGAGCGGCACGGGGAGCGGCACGGCGAAGCCCGTGAAGACGGAGCCGACCGAGAGGCCCACCGCTCCGGACACGCCCTCACCCTCCGGGTCCGCACCCACGACCGTGCCGCCCGTCCCCGACGACACCGACGCCTCGACCCGTCCGTCGGGTCCCGTCGACGGCCCGACGAGCGGGCCCCCGCCGCGGGAGCCCACGGTCCCCGCCCCGACACCGGAGCCGACCGAGACGTGCGACTGGTTCCTGTGGTGGTGCACCTGA
- a CDS encoding MarR family winged helix-turn-helix transcriptional regulator, translating to MATPRTDPVTLEVVELIGTVVARYYEEYERAAAAHSLTGAQARVLGLLSMEPMPMRKVANKLRCEPSNITGIVDRLEARGLVERRPDPSDRRVKLAAPTKEGIGTARQLREALGFAREPLAELSDAERTVLRDLLRRMLGANAALERSQP from the coding sequence ATGGCCACCCCCCGTACAGACCCCGTGACCCTCGAAGTGGTCGAGCTGATCGGCACCGTAGTGGCGCGCTACTACGAGGAGTACGAGCGCGCGGCGGCCGCACACTCGCTCACCGGCGCGCAGGCCAGGGTGCTCGGGCTGCTCTCCATGGAGCCGATGCCCATGCGGAAGGTCGCCAACAAGCTGCGGTGCGAGCCGTCGAACATCACCGGCATCGTCGACCGCCTGGAGGCCCGCGGCCTCGTGGAGCGGCGGCCCGACCCGTCCGACCGGCGCGTCAAGCTGGCCGCCCCCACGAAGGAGGGCATCGGCACCGCGCGGCAACTGCGCGAGGCTCTCGGCTTCGCCCGCGAGCCCCTCGCCGAGCTGTCGGACGCGGAGCGGACCGTGCTGCGGGACCTGCTGCGCCGCATGCTGGGCGCCAACGCGGCGCTGGAGCGGTCACAGCCGTAA
- a CDS encoding NADP-dependent oxidoreductase, whose product MSAALPTSSREWHLVARPSGWPVAEDFALREAPVTAPAEGRVLVRNLHFSVDPYMRGRMNDVKSYTPPFKLDHPMEGGAVGEVIASGAEGFAVGDHVLHGLGWREYADVPAKHAVKVDASLAPLSAYLGVLGMTGLTAYAGLFEVASFKEGDTVFVSGAAGAVGSQVGQLAKIKGAARVIGSAGSDEKVKLLVEEYGFDAAFNYKNGPVGRQLREAAPDGIDVYFDNVGGEHLEAALSSFNVHGRATICGMIAQYNATEPTPAPRNLALVIGKRLRLQGMLVGDHAALQPQFVKDVAGWLASGELKYRETAVEGIENGFEAFIGLMRGENTGKMIVSL is encoded by the coding sequence ATGTCTGCAGCACTTCCCACCTCCAGCCGCGAATGGCACCTCGTCGCCCGCCCGAGCGGCTGGCCCGTGGCCGAGGACTTCGCGCTGCGTGAGGCCCCCGTCACCGCCCCGGCCGAGGGTCGCGTCCTCGTCCGTAACCTCCACTTCTCGGTCGACCCCTACATGCGCGGCCGGATGAACGACGTGAAGTCGTACACCCCGCCCTTCAAGCTCGACCACCCCATGGAGGGTGGCGCGGTCGGCGAGGTCATCGCCTCCGGAGCCGAGGGCTTCGCCGTCGGCGACCACGTCCTGCACGGCCTCGGCTGGCGGGAGTACGCCGACGTGCCTGCCAAGCACGCGGTGAAGGTCGACGCGTCCCTCGCCCCGCTCTCCGCCTACCTCGGCGTGCTCGGCATGACCGGCCTCACCGCCTACGCGGGCCTGTTCGAGGTCGCCTCCTTCAAGGAGGGCGACACCGTCTTCGTCTCCGGCGCGGCCGGCGCCGTCGGCAGCCAGGTCGGCCAGCTGGCGAAGATCAAGGGCGCCGCGCGCGTCATCGGCTCGGCGGGCTCCGACGAGAAGGTCAAGCTGCTCGTCGAGGAGTACGGCTTCGACGCCGCGTTCAACTACAAGAACGGCCCCGTCGGCCGGCAGCTGCGCGAGGCCGCCCCGGACGGGATCGACGTCTACTTCGACAACGTCGGCGGCGAGCACCTGGAGGCGGCGCTCTCCTCGTTCAACGTGCACGGGCGCGCCACCATCTGCGGAATGATCGCCCAGTACAACGCGACGGAGCCCACCCCCGCCCCGCGCAACCTCGCGCTGGTCATCGGCAAGCGGCTGCGCCTCCAGGGCATGCTCGTGGGCGACCACGCCGCGCTCCAGCCGCAGTTCGTGAAGGACGTCGCGGGCTGGCTGGCCTCGGGTGAGCTGAAGTACCGCGAGACGGCCGTCGAGGGCATCGAGAACGGCTTCGAGGCGTTCATCGGCCTGATGCGCGGCGAGAACACCGGCAAGATGATCGTCTCGCTCTGA
- the mmsB gene encoding multiple monosaccharide ABC transporter permease: MTTTTTPSKDATSPSATQPALQVLAQSVRSNMRQYGMLIALVFIVVLFQIWTDGTLLPNNVSNLIQQNGYILILAIGMMIVIISGHIDLSVGSLVAFVGAMSAVMMVKHDMPWVLALVLSLLIGAAAGAWQGYFIAYLGIPSFIVTLAGMLLFRGLTQIVLGGQSLSPFPEGFQKIAKGFIPEMGPYTQYHNPTLLIGLATIAFLLIREWRDRKRRLAYELEVLPTGLWAAKCVAMTAAVVAFTLTLASFHGVPVVMLIMCALLLGLGYVMRNAVVGRHVYALGGNKAAAMLSGVKDKKVTFLVFVNMGVLAALAGCVYAARLNAGTPQAGLNFELEAIAAAFIGGASMSGGVGTVMGAVIGGLVLGVLNNGMSLVGIGTDYQQVIKGLVLLAAVGFDVWNKRKAGS, encoded by the coding sequence ATGACGACCACGACCACACCATCCAAGGACGCCACCTCCCCGTCCGCGACACAGCCCGCCCTTCAGGTGCTCGCACAGAGCGTGCGGTCGAACATGCGCCAGTACGGCATGCTCATCGCCCTCGTCTTCATCGTCGTGCTGTTCCAGATATGGACCGACGGCACGCTGCTGCCGAACAACGTCTCCAACCTGATCCAGCAGAACGGCTACATCCTCATCCTGGCCATCGGGATGATGATCGTCATCATCTCCGGTCATATCGACCTGTCCGTCGGCTCACTGGTGGCCTTCGTCGGCGCCATGTCGGCGGTGATGATGGTAAAACACGACATGCCGTGGGTCCTCGCGCTCGTCCTCTCGCTGCTGATCGGTGCGGCGGCCGGGGCCTGGCAGGGTTATTTCATCGCGTATCTCGGCATCCCGTCGTTCATCGTGACGCTGGCCGGAATGCTGCTCTTCAGGGGGCTGACGCAGATCGTGCTCGGCGGCCAGTCGCTGTCGCCGTTCCCGGAGGGCTTCCAGAAGATCGCCAAGGGCTTCATCCCGGAGATGGGCCCGTACACGCAGTATCACAACCCGACGCTCCTCATCGGGCTGGCCACCATCGCCTTCCTGCTCATCCGTGAGTGGCGGGACCGCAAGCGCCGGCTGGCGTACGAGCTGGAGGTCCTGCCGACCGGGCTGTGGGCGGCGAAGTGCGTGGCGATGACCGCCGCGGTCGTCGCCTTCACGCTGACACTCGCGAGCTTCCACGGTGTGCCCGTGGTCATGCTGATCATGTGCGCGCTGCTGCTCGGCCTCGGTTACGTCATGCGCAACGCGGTCGTCGGCCGCCACGTGTACGCGCTGGGCGGCAACAAGGCCGCGGCGATGCTGTCGGGCGTCAAGGACAAGAAGGTCACCTTCCTCGTCTTCGTCAACATGGGCGTCCTCGCGGCGCTGGCCGGCTGTGTCTACGCGGCCCGGCTGAACGCGGGCACCCCGCAGGCGGGTCTCAACTTCGAACTGGAAGCGATCGCGGCCGCGTTCATCGGCGGCGCCTCGATGAGCGGCGGCGTGGGCACGGTGATGGGCGCCGTGATCGGCGGCCTGGTCCTGGGTGTCCTCAACAACGGGATGTCCCTGGTCGGCATCGGAACCGACTACCAGCAGGTCATCAAGGGGCTCGTGCTGCTCGCGGCGGTGGGCTTCGACGTCTGGAACAAGCGCAAGGCCGGCTCGTAA
- the mmsA gene encoding multiple monosaccharide ABC transporter ATP-binding protein — protein sequence MSRPALEMRSITKTFPGVKALCEVSLTVRAGEIHAICGENGAGKSTLMKVLSGVHPHGSYEGEILFEGEPVAFKDIRASERHGIVIIHQELALVPYLSIAENIFLGNEQRSRRGFIDWNGTLREASRLLRRVGLPENPQTPISDIGVGKQQLVEIAKALSKKVKLLILDEPTAALNDEDSAKLLGLIRELRGQGIACIIISHKLTEIREIADSVTILRDGRTIETLTVRETAEAEPELSEDRIIRGMVGRDLDHRFPERTRYEGEQGTALKVSGWTVRHPVDHQRKVVDDVSLTVRRGEIVGIAGLMGAGRTELAMSVFGRSYGSYVAGDVEVNGKAVRTKTVPEAVTAGIAYVTEDRKTYGLNLIDNINRNISLASLPGMARRGVVDEHHERRVSERYRASMNIKAPTVFEQVGRLSGGNQQKVVLSKWVHADPEVLILDEPTRGIDVGAKFEIYSVIDKLAADGKAVLFISSELPELLGMCDRIYTMAEGRLTGEIDRADATQEALMRRMTRQTSENKS from the coding sequence GTGAGCCGCCCCGCACTGGAGATGCGCTCCATCACCAAGACCTTCCCCGGGGTCAAGGCGCTCTGCGAGGTGAGTCTGACCGTGCGCGCCGGGGAGATCCACGCGATCTGCGGCGAGAACGGCGCCGGCAAGTCGACCCTGATGAAGGTGCTCAGCGGCGTTCATCCGCACGGCAGTTACGAGGGCGAGATCCTCTTCGAGGGCGAGCCCGTCGCGTTCAAGGACATCCGGGCCAGCGAGCGGCACGGCATCGTCATCATTCACCAGGAGCTGGCGCTCGTCCCCTATCTGTCGATCGCCGAGAACATCTTCCTCGGCAACGAACAGCGGAGCAGGCGCGGCTTCATCGACTGGAACGGCACCCTGCGCGAAGCCTCGCGGCTGCTCAGGCGGGTGGGGCTGCCGGAGAATCCGCAGACCCCGATCTCGGACATCGGTGTCGGCAAGCAGCAGCTGGTGGAGATCGCCAAGGCCCTGTCGAAGAAGGTGAAACTGCTCATCCTGGACGAGCCGACCGCCGCGCTCAACGACGAGGACAGCGCCAAGCTGCTCGGGCTCATCCGGGAGCTGCGCGGGCAGGGCATCGCGTGCATCATCATCTCGCACAAGCTGACCGAGATCCGGGAGATCGCCGACTCGGTCACGATCCTGCGCGACGGGCGGACCATCGAGACGCTCACCGTGCGGGAGACCGCGGAAGCCGAACCGGAGCTGTCCGAGGACCGCATCATCCGAGGCATGGTCGGACGCGACCTCGATCACCGCTTCCCCGAGCGGACACGGTACGAGGGCGAGCAGGGCACGGCCCTGAAGGTGAGCGGCTGGACGGTCCGGCACCCCGTGGACCATCAGCGCAAGGTCGTCGACGACGTCTCGCTGACCGTGCGCCGGGGCGAGATCGTCGGGATCGCGGGCCTGATGGGGGCGGGCCGTACCGAGCTGGCCATGTCGGTGTTCGGCCGGTCGTACGGGAGTTACGTCGCCGGGGACGTCGAGGTCAACGGCAAGGCGGTCCGTACGAAGACCGTGCCGGAGGCCGTCACGGCGGGCATCGCGTATGTCACCGAGGACCGCAAGACGTACGGCCTCAACCTCATCGACAACATCAACCGCAACATCTCGCTGGCCTCACTGCCCGGGATGGCCAGGCGCGGTGTCGTCGACGAGCACCACGAGCGCCGGGTCTCCGAGCGCTACCGCGCCTCGATGAACATCAAGGCGCCCACGGTCTTCGAGCAGGTGGGCCGGCTGTCCGGCGGCAACCAGCAGAAGGTCGTGCTGAGCAAGTGGGTCCACGCCGACCCCGAGGTACTGATCCTCGACGAACCCACCCGAGGGATCGACGTCGGAGCGAAGTTCGAGATCTACAGCGTCATCGACAAGCTCGCGGCCGACGGCAAGGCAGTGCTCTTCATCTCCTCGGAGCTGCCCGAACTCCTCGGCATGTGCGACCGGATCTACACGATGGCCGAAGGCCGGCTGACCGGTGAGATCGACCGCGCGGACGCCACCCAGGAAGCCCTGATGCGCCGGATGACGCGCCAGACGTCAGAGAACAAGAGCTGA
- the chvE gene encoding multiple monosaccharide ABC transporter substrate-binding protein has translation MRIRGAAVAATAVTLGLVLTACGQEARGGSRYKADDSKGGTIGLAMPTKSSERWIADGRNMATQFKKAGYRTDLQYGDDKVENQVAQLENMITKGHRLLVVGAIDGSALSDVLQKAHDAGIPVISYDRLITGTKHIDYYASFDNEKVGELQGQYILDRLGLKEPEKGSGEEFDIELFAGSPDDNNTKYFWNGAMKVLTPYLKSGQLVVRSKQTQLNQATTLRWDGGTAQKRMDDLISKSYGTEKVDAVLSPYDGISIGIISALKSAGYDGEELPVVTGQDAELASVKSIIAGEQTQTVFKDTRKLAQQAVQMGDAVLTGKKPEVNNVSDYDNGVKTVPSYLLKPVSIDKSNTALLVDEGYFTAGQLK, from the coding sequence ATGCGTATACGCGGAGCCGCCGTAGCCGCAACCGCCGTCACCCTGGGACTCGTTCTGACCGCCTGCGGCCAGGAGGCCAGAGGGGGCAGCCGCTACAAGGCCGATGACAGCAAGGGCGGGACCATCGGCCTGGCCATGCCGACGAAGTCCTCGGAACGCTGGATCGCCGACGGCCGGAACATGGCCACACAGTTCAAGAAGGCCGGGTACAGGACCGACCTCCAGTACGGCGACGACAAGGTGGAGAACCAGGTCGCCCAGCTGGAGAACATGATCACCAAGGGGCACCGACTGCTCGTCGTCGGCGCGATCGACGGCTCCGCGCTCTCCGACGTGCTCCAGAAGGCGCACGACGCGGGCATTCCCGTCATCTCCTACGACCGTCTCATCACGGGCACGAAGCACATCGACTACTACGCCTCCTTCGACAACGAGAAGGTCGGCGAGCTCCAGGGCCAGTACATCCTGGACCGGCTGGGGCTGAAGGAGCCGGAGAAGGGCTCGGGCGAGGAGTTCGACATCGAGCTGTTCGCCGGGTCCCCCGACGACAACAACACCAAGTACTTCTGGAACGGCGCCATGAAGGTGCTCACCCCGTACCTGAAGTCCGGGCAGCTGGTGGTCCGCAGCAAGCAGACGCAGCTCAACCAGGCCACCACCCTGCGCTGGGACGGCGGCACCGCGCAGAAGCGGATGGACGACCTGATCAGCAAGAGCTACGGCACCGAGAAGGTCGACGCGGTCCTCTCCCCGTACGACGGCATCTCGATCGGCATCATCTCGGCCCTGAAGAGCGCCGGTTACGACGGTGAGGAGCTGCCCGTCGTCACCGGGCAGGACGCCGAGCTCGCCTCCGTCAAGTCGATCATCGCGGGCGAGCAGACGCAGACCGTCTTCAAGGACACCCGCAAGCTCGCCCAGCAGGCCGTGCAGATGGGCGACGCGGTCCTGACCGGGAAGAAGCCGGAGGTCAACAACGTGAGCGACTACGACAACGGCGTGAAGACCGTGCCGTCGTATCTGCTGAAGCCGGTCTCCATCGACAAGTCGAACACCGCTCTCCTGGTCGACGAGGGCTACTTCACCGCGGGACAGCTCAAGTGA
- a CDS encoding zinc-dependent alcohol dehydrogenase, with translation MSPLSRSLVVDRPGRHRLASGPPPEPGPGEVRVRVAAAGICMSDRELYDGHRDADYVRYPVVPGHEWSGIVEAVGAGVDPALTGRRTVAEGFRACGRCDRCRCGETSLCSAGYDETGFTRPGAFADHVVVPARLLHLLSDDADLRAAALLEPAAVVAAAVRAGAPEPGERVAVVGAGTLGLLAVQLLAAVSPGELTVIDPREERACLALEFGASDTRTPKRAEEVRGGYDLVVETAGAATTAADACLLARRGGRVVLTGMFTPGAVGIDPVHLSLSQLTVRSVFGAPSSAWSYAVRAFTAGLLDPAPLITHEFPLEQFAEAVALVGAGGPETGKVLLRP, from the coding sequence GTGAGTCCCCTTTCACGCTCGTTGGTGGTGGACCGGCCGGGGCGGCACCGCCTCGCGTCGGGTCCGCCACCCGAGCCGGGGCCCGGTGAGGTCAGGGTGCGGGTCGCCGCGGCCGGGATCTGTATGAGCGACCGCGAGCTGTACGACGGCCATCGCGACGCGGACTACGTCCGCTATCCGGTGGTGCCGGGCCACGAGTGGTCGGGCATCGTCGAAGCGGTGGGCGCGGGCGTCGATCCGGCGCTGACCGGCCGGCGGACGGTCGCGGAGGGGTTCCGGGCCTGCGGGCGGTGCGATCGGTGCCGCTGCGGTGAGACCTCGCTGTGCTCTGCCGGATACGACGAGACGGGGTTCACCCGGCCCGGCGCGTTCGCCGACCATGTCGTGGTCCCGGCCCGGCTGCTGCACCTGCTGTCCGACGACGCCGACCTGCGGGCCGCCGCCCTGCTGGAGCCGGCGGCGGTGGTCGCCGCCGCGGTGCGGGCCGGGGCGCCCGAGCCGGGTGAGCGCGTCGCGGTGGTGGGCGCGGGCACGCTGGGGCTGCTCGCCGTGCAGCTGCTGGCCGCCGTGTCGCCCGGCGAGCTGACCGTGATCGACCCGCGGGAGGAACGGGCCTGCCTGGCTCTGGAGTTCGGGGCGAGCGACACCCGTACCCCGAAGCGGGCCGAGGAGGTACGCGGCGGCTACGACCTGGTCGTGGAGACCGCGGGGGCCGCGACCACCGCCGCCGACGCGTGTCTGCTGGCGCGGCGCGGCGGGCGCGTGGTGCTCACCGGCATGTTCACACCCGGGGCCGTGGGGATCGACCCGGTGCATCTGTCACTGAGCCAGCTCACCGTGCGCAGCGTGTTCGGTGCGCCGTCGTCGGCGTGGTCCTACGCGGTACGGGCGTTCACCGCCGGGCTCCTCGATCCGGCGCCGCTGATCACGCACGAGTTCCCGCTGGAGCAGTTCGCGGAGGCGGTGGCCCTCGTCGGTGCCGGCGGCCCGGAGACCGGCAAGGTGCTGCTGCGCCCGTGA